The following coding sequences are from one Panicum hallii strain FIL2 chromosome 5, PHallii_v3.1, whole genome shotgun sequence window:
- the LOC112894791 gene encoding methylsterol monooxygenase 1-1-like isoform X1, with product MIPYATAAEAEAALGRAMTWAEAAWYQYSAAMPDSWLHCHTTFILFVIYTITPLPLVVLEQFAPSVVLPYKLQPRVRLPLAASLRCYMEAACFFPLAVGFQLVSYPVAVKQILRTRMGLPLPSVREAVAQLVVYSLLEDYLSYWIHRLLHTQWGYEKIHRVHHEFTAPTGFAMSYSHWAENLLLSIPALSGPVIVPCHITTQWLWFSIRLIEGINTHSGYHFPFSPSKLIPFYGGAAYHDYHHYAGGHSQSNFAPLFTYCDYIYRTDKGYRYHKLKQAKLKSLEENNAEKKGGTTAFDIGKD from the exons ATGATCCCCTACGCAactgcggcggaggcggaggcggcgctggggcgcgcCATGACATGGGCGGAGGCTGCATGGTACCAGTACTCGGCGGCGATGCCAGATTCCTGGCTCCACTGCCACACTACATTTATCCTCTTCGTCATCTACACGATCACGCCGCTGCCCCTCGTGGTCCTCGAGCAGTTCGCTCCGTCCGTCGTGCTGCCGTACAAGCTGCAGCCCCGGGTACGGCTGCCGCTGGCGGCCTCCCTCCGCTGCTACATGGAAGCGGCCTGCTTCTTTCCTCTCGCCGTCGGCTTCCAGCTCGTCTCCTATCCTGTCGCTGTTAAG CAGATACTGAGGACTCGAATGGGACTGCCGTTGCCGTCGGTCAGGGAGGCAGTTGCGCAGCTGGTGGTTTACTCTCTCTTGGAGGACTACCTGAGCTACTGGATCCACCGTCTTCTGCACACACAGTGGGGCTACGAAAAGATCCACCGCGTCCACCATGAGTTTACGGCTCCCACAGGCTTCGCCATGTCATACAGCCACTGGGCTGAGAACCTCCTCCTTTCCATCCCCGCCCTGTCTGGCCCAGTCATTGTGCCATGCCACATCACCACGCAATGGCTCTGGTTCTCCATCCGCCTAATCGAGGGCATCAACACGCACAGCGG CTACCACTTCCCATTCAGCCCTTCCAAGTTGATTCCCTTCTATGGGGGCGCCGCCTACCATGACTATCATCACTATGCTGGAGGGCACAGTCAAAGCAACTTTGCTCCTCTTTTCACCTACTGTGATTATATATACAGGACAGACAAA GGCTACAGATACCATAAGTTAAAGCAAGCGAAG CTGAAGAGCCTGGAAGAAAATAATGCGGAGAAGAAAGGAGGCACCACTGCATTCGACATCGGGAAGGACTGA
- the LOC112893530 gene encoding formin-like protein 14 isoform X1 → MSLTLKLFTQFLSAAQILLCSATSLSRRPPPAPPPPQPSAPAAPRPAPRAASRLRGHRRLPFASTGAIRYRRPPRPPPQAGHLPPASARVVGSRPPPRPPPPAGHPCPPPRAWRAPRPLRARCLRPATSRAPPRAWWAPGHLRADRPVTSRPRPLVPRAASVRAANSRPPLCSLCAPPCSLFGRAPISPLPPTVRLPQHAEIRQQHGAPISDGSKGMAMCMRLEHMTYLLPEAPSASFSGSSNNTSDTVSSFFRDSCSTSIVFDVALLYNLSLENTTSYCMTLGSVLSSITSRSAHSRGR, encoded by the exons ATGTCATTAACGTTGAAACTTTTTACGCAATTCCTCTCCGCCGCACAGATCCTACTCTGCTCCGCCACCAGCCTTTCGCGCCGGCCACCACCCGCCCCGCCTCCGCCCCAGCCTTCCGCGCCGGCAGCTCCCCGCCCGGCCCCGCGTGCTGCAAGCCGCCTCCGCGGGCACCGCCGCCTCCCGTTCGCCTCCACAGGCGCCATACGCTACCGGCgacctccgcgcccgccgcctcaGGCCGGCCACCTCCCGCCTGCCTCCGCCCGCGTGGTGGGCTCCCGGCcacctccgcgcccgccgcctccggcTGGCCATCCCTGCCCGCCTCCGCGCGCGTGGCGGGCTCCCAGACCCCTCCGCGCCCGCTGCCTCCGGCCGGCCAcctcccgcgcgcctccgcgcGCGTGGTGGGCTCCCGGCCACCTCCGCGCCGACCGGCCGGTCACCTCCCGCCCGCGTCCGCTCGTGCCGCGGGCCGCCTCCGTGCGCGCCGCGAACTCCCGCCCGCCTCTCTGCTCCCTCTGCGCGCCTCCCTGCTCCCTCTTCGGGCGGGCACCAATCTCGCCACTGCCGCCCACCGTCCGCTTGCCGCAGCACGCCGAAATTCGGCAGCAACACGGAGCGCCCATCAGCGACGGCAGCAA GGGCATGGCAATGTGTATGCGGTTAGAACATATGACTTACCTTCTTCCGGAAGCTCCCAGTGCCTCGTTCTCGGGTAGCAGCAACAACACCAGTGATACCGTGTCTTCATTCTTCAGGGATTCGTGTAGCACAAGCATCGTATTCGATGTCGCGCTGCTATATAATCTTTCTCTGGAAAACACTACCTCATATTGCATGACACTAGGTTCAGTGTTGTCTTCAATCACGAGTCGGTCAGCACATTCAAGGGGAAGATAG
- the LOC112893530 gene encoding formin-like protein 14 isoform X4: MSLTLKLFTQFLSAAQILLCSATSLSRRPPPAPPPPQPSAPAAPRPAPRAASRLRGHRRLPFASTGAIRYRRPPRPPPQAGHLPPASARVVGSRPPPRPPPPAGHPCPPPRAWRAPRPLRARCLRPATSRAPPRAWWAPGHLRADRPVTSRPRPLVPRAASVRAANSRPPLCSLCAPPCSLFGRAPISPLPPTVRLPQHAEIRQQHGAPISDGSKI; this comes from the exons ATGTCATTAACGTTGAAACTTTTTACGCAATTCCTCTCCGCCGCACAGATCCTACTCTGCTCCGCCACCAGCCTTTCGCGCCGGCCACCACCCGCCCCGCCTCCGCCCCAGCCTTCCGCGCCGGCAGCTCCCCGCCCGGCCCCGCGTGCTGCAAGCCGCCTCCGCGGGCACCGCCGCCTCCCGTTCGCCTCCACAGGCGCCATACGCTACCGGCgacctccgcgcccgccgcctcaGGCCGGCCACCTCCCGCCTGCCTCCGCCCGCGTGGTGGGCTCCCGGCcacctccgcgcccgccgcctccggcTGGCCATCCCTGCCCGCCTCCGCGCGCGTGGCGGGCTCCCAGACCCCTCCGCGCCCGCTGCCTCCGGCCGGCCAcctcccgcgcgcctccgcgcGCGTGGTGGGCTCCCGGCCACCTCCGCGCCGACCGGCCGGTCACCTCCCGCCCGCGTCCGCTCGTGCCGCGGGCCGCCTCCGTGCGCGCCGCGAACTCCCGCCCGCCTCTCTGCTCCCTCTGCGCGCCTCCCTGCTCCCTCTTCGGGCGGGCACCAATCTCGCCACTGCCGCCCACCGTCCGCTTGCCGCAGCACGCCGAAATTCGGCAGCAACACGGAGCGCCCATCAGCGACGGCAGCAA GATTTGA
- the LOC112893530 gene encoding formin-like protein 14 isoform X3 encodes MSLTLKLFTQFLSAAQILLCSATSLSRRPPPAPPPPQPSAPAAPRPAPRAASRLRGHRRLPFASTGAIRYRRPPRPPPQAGHLPPASARVVGSRPPPRPPPPAGHPCPPPRAWRAPRPLRARCLRPATSRAPPRAWWAPGHLRADRPVTSRPRPLVPRAASVRAANSRPPLCSLCAPPCSLFGRAPISPLPPTVRLPQHAEIRQQHGAPISDGSKRLKD; translated from the exons ATGTCATTAACGTTGAAACTTTTTACGCAATTCCTCTCCGCCGCACAGATCCTACTCTGCTCCGCCACCAGCCTTTCGCGCCGGCCACCACCCGCCCCGCCTCCGCCCCAGCCTTCCGCGCCGGCAGCTCCCCGCCCGGCCCCGCGTGCTGCAAGCCGCCTCCGCGGGCACCGCCGCCTCCCGTTCGCCTCCACAGGCGCCATACGCTACCGGCgacctccgcgcccgccgcctcaGGCCGGCCACCTCCCGCCTGCCTCCGCCCGCGTGGTGGGCTCCCGGCcacctccgcgcccgccgcctccggcTGGCCATCCCTGCCCGCCTCCGCGCGCGTGGCGGGCTCCCAGACCCCTCCGCGCCCGCTGCCTCCGGCCGGCCAcctcccgcgcgcctccgcgcGCGTGGTGGGCTCCCGGCCACCTCCGCGCCGACCGGCCGGTCACCTCCCGCCCGCGTCCGCTCGTGCCGCGGGCCGCCTCCGTGCGCGCCGCGAACTCCCGCCCGCCTCTCTGCTCCCTCTGCGCGCCTCCCTGCTCCCTCTTCGGGCGGGCACCAATCTCGCCACTGCCGCCCACCGTCCGCTTGCCGCAGCACGCCGAAATTCGGCAGCAACACGGAGCGCCCATCAGCGACGGCAGCAA GCGGCTGAAAGACTGA
- the LOC112894791 gene encoding methylsterol monooxygenase 1-1-like isoform X2, translated as MIPYATAAEAEAALGRAMTWAEAAWYQYSAAMPDSWLHCHTTFILFVIYTITPLPLVVLEQFAPSVVLPYKLQPRVRLPLAASLRCYMEAACFFPLAVGFQLVSYPVAVKILRTRMGLPLPSVREAVAQLVVYSLLEDYLSYWIHRLLHTQWGYEKIHRVHHEFTAPTGFAMSYSHWAENLLLSIPALSGPVIVPCHITTQWLWFSIRLIEGINTHSGYHFPFSPSKLIPFYGGAAYHDYHHYAGGHSQSNFAPLFTYCDYIYRTDKGYRYHKLKQAKLKSLEENNAEKKGGTTAFDIGKD; from the exons ATGATCCCCTACGCAactgcggcggaggcggaggcggcgctggggcgcgcCATGACATGGGCGGAGGCTGCATGGTACCAGTACTCGGCGGCGATGCCAGATTCCTGGCTCCACTGCCACACTACATTTATCCTCTTCGTCATCTACACGATCACGCCGCTGCCCCTCGTGGTCCTCGAGCAGTTCGCTCCGTCCGTCGTGCTGCCGTACAAGCTGCAGCCCCGGGTACGGCTGCCGCTGGCGGCCTCCCTCCGCTGCTACATGGAAGCGGCCTGCTTCTTTCCTCTCGCCGTCGGCTTCCAGCTCGTCTCCTATCCTGTCGCTGTTAAG ATACTGAGGACTCGAATGGGACTGCCGTTGCCGTCGGTCAGGGAGGCAGTTGCGCAGCTGGTGGTTTACTCTCTCTTGGAGGACTACCTGAGCTACTGGATCCACCGTCTTCTGCACACACAGTGGGGCTACGAAAAGATCCACCGCGTCCACCATGAGTTTACGGCTCCCACAGGCTTCGCCATGTCATACAGCCACTGGGCTGAGAACCTCCTCCTTTCCATCCCCGCCCTGTCTGGCCCAGTCATTGTGCCATGCCACATCACCACGCAATGGCTCTGGTTCTCCATCCGCCTAATCGAGGGCATCAACACGCACAGCGG CTACCACTTCCCATTCAGCCCTTCCAAGTTGATTCCCTTCTATGGGGGCGCCGCCTACCATGACTATCATCACTATGCTGGAGGGCACAGTCAAAGCAACTTTGCTCCTCTTTTCACCTACTGTGATTATATATACAGGACAGACAAA GGCTACAGATACCATAAGTTAAAGCAAGCGAAG CTGAAGAGCCTGGAAGAAAATAATGCGGAGAAGAAAGGAGGCACCACTGCATTCGACATCGGGAAGGACTGA
- the LOC112894791 gene encoding methylsterol monooxygenase 1-1-like isoform X3, with protein sequence MIPYATAAEAEAALGRAMTWAEAAWYQYSAAMPDSWLHCHTTFILFVIYTITPLPLVVLEQFAPSVVLPYKLQPRVRLPLAASLRCYMEAACFFPLAVGFQLVSYPVAVKQILRTRMGLPLPSVREAVAQLVVYSLLEDYLSYWIHRLLHTQWGYEKIHRVHHEFTAPTGFAMSYSHWAENLLLSIPALSGPVIVPCHITTQWLWFSIRLIEGINTHSGYHFPFSPSKLIPFYGGAAYHDYHHYAGGHSQSNFAPLFTYCDYIYRTDKILPSHEGVVTIYFLRSGSAQVFRLQIP encoded by the exons ATGATCCCCTACGCAactgcggcggaggcggaggcggcgctggggcgcgcCATGACATGGGCGGAGGCTGCATGGTACCAGTACTCGGCGGCGATGCCAGATTCCTGGCTCCACTGCCACACTACATTTATCCTCTTCGTCATCTACACGATCACGCCGCTGCCCCTCGTGGTCCTCGAGCAGTTCGCTCCGTCCGTCGTGCTGCCGTACAAGCTGCAGCCCCGGGTACGGCTGCCGCTGGCGGCCTCCCTCCGCTGCTACATGGAAGCGGCCTGCTTCTTTCCTCTCGCCGTCGGCTTCCAGCTCGTCTCCTATCCTGTCGCTGTTAAG CAGATACTGAGGACTCGAATGGGACTGCCGTTGCCGTCGGTCAGGGAGGCAGTTGCGCAGCTGGTGGTTTACTCTCTCTTGGAGGACTACCTGAGCTACTGGATCCACCGTCTTCTGCACACACAGTGGGGCTACGAAAAGATCCACCGCGTCCACCATGAGTTTACGGCTCCCACAGGCTTCGCCATGTCATACAGCCACTGGGCTGAGAACCTCCTCCTTTCCATCCCCGCCCTGTCTGGCCCAGTCATTGTGCCATGCCACATCACCACGCAATGGCTCTGGTTCTCCATCCGCCTAATCGAGGGCATCAACACGCACAGCGG CTACCACTTCCCATTCAGCCCTTCCAAGTTGATTCCCTTCTATGGGGGCGCCGCCTACCATGACTATCATCACTATGCTGGAGGGCACAGTCAAAGCAACTTTGCTCCTCTTTTCACCTACTGTGATTATATATACAGGACAGACAAA ATATTACCTTCTCACGAAGGAGTTGTTACAATATATTTTCTTAGAAGTGGCTCAGCACAAGTATTTA GGCTACAGATACCATAA
- the LOC112893530 gene encoding formin-like protein 14 isoform X2 has product MSLTLKLFTQFLSAAQILLCSATSLSRRPPPAPPPPQPSAPAAPRPAPRAASRLRGHRRLPFASTGAIRYRRPPRPPPQAGHLPPASARVVGSRPPPRPPPPAGHPCPPPRAWRAPRPLRARCLRPATSRAPPRAWWAPGHLRADRPVTSRPRPLVPRAASVRAANSRPPLCSLCAPPCSLFGRAPISPLPPTVRLPQHAEIRQQHGAPISDGSNVYHDIAGG; this is encoded by the exons ATGTCATTAACGTTGAAACTTTTTACGCAATTCCTCTCCGCCGCACAGATCCTACTCTGCTCCGCCACCAGCCTTTCGCGCCGGCCACCACCCGCCCCGCCTCCGCCCCAGCCTTCCGCGCCGGCAGCTCCCCGCCCGGCCCCGCGTGCTGCAAGCCGCCTCCGCGGGCACCGCCGCCTCCCGTTCGCCTCCACAGGCGCCATACGCTACCGGCgacctccgcgcccgccgcctcaGGCCGGCCACCTCCCGCCTGCCTCCGCCCGCGTGGTGGGCTCCCGGCcacctccgcgcccgccgcctccggcTGGCCATCCCTGCCCGCCTCCGCGCGCGTGGCGGGCTCCCAGACCCCTCCGCGCCCGCTGCCTCCGGCCGGCCAcctcccgcgcgcctccgcgcGCGTGGTGGGCTCCCGGCCACCTCCGCGCCGACCGGCCGGTCACCTCCCGCCCGCGTCCGCTCGTGCCGCGGGCCGCCTCCGTGCGCGCCGCGAACTCCCGCCCGCCTCTCTGCTCCCTCTGCGCGCCTCCCTGCTCCCTCTTCGGGCGGGCACCAATCTCGCCACTGCCGCCCACCGTCCGCTTGCCGCAGCACGCCGAAATTCGGCAGCAACACGGAGCGCCCATCAGCGACGGCAGCAA TGTCTATCATGATATTGCAGGCGGCTGA